GAAAAGATTATCTGGCCTTAAGTGACTTTATTGCGCCGCAAAGTTCAGGTAAAACTGATTATATGGGGGCTTTCTGTGTCACTACAGGTTTCGGAACCGATGAACTTGCTGCCGAATATGAAAAAGCGAATGATGATTACAACGCCATCATGGTAAAAGCTCTTGCAGACCGTTTTGCAGAAGCCTATGCAGAATTTTTACATAAAAAAGTAAGGACAGAATATTGGGGCTACGCTGTACAGGAAGAATTGAGCAACGAAGAACTCATCGCAGAAAAATATAAAGGTATACGTCCTGCTCCGGGATATCCGGCTTGCCCTGATCACCTGGAAAAGAAAACAATCTGGGATCTTTTAAAAGCGGAAGAAAATACAGGCGTTTTCCTTACAGAAAGCTTAGCCATGTTCCCGACAGCCTCCGTTTCAGGATACTATTTCGGAAGCCCGCATGCCCGGTATTTCGGATTAGGAAAAATTACAGAAGACCAGCTTAAGGATTATGCGGCAAGAAGAGGCTGTAGCATCCAGGAAGCTAGAAAATGGTTGTCACCCAATTTAGCAGATTAGAATCAATATATGAAGACTATAACCGAAAAGCTGCCTGTAGCTCTGAATATTCTCAGTATCATTATTCTGACGGTCCTGTTGTATCAAAACGCAGGTTTTTTACTGAGCAGATCTTTTGATGAATCAGTTTACAACTCAGACTATTTTATCAACTATACTTCCGGTTTTATTAAAAGAGGGCTGGATGGCCAGCTTATTTTTATTATTACAAAACTGACAGGCTTTTCTCCTGTCGATATTTTACGGGTTTTGTATAGTACCTTTTTTATATTGCTGTCAGGGATAGTTGGGCATATTTTGTATAGGTCTAAAATATCACTCTTTTATATTCTTTCCCCGTTTTTATTTCTGTTTCCTTTTGTTTACTTTACATTATATCATATTTCAAAGGATATGGAAGTACTCATTATTTCCTATATAGTACTGTTTATCTTTGTCAATGGAAAATCTAAATGGTTGCTCAATGTATTTTTATCATTAGGGATACTGGTGCATGAATCAATATTTATTTTTCTTTTTTTTCCACTTATATTTATTCAGCTGTTTTACATCGGAAAGGGAAGTGTATTACGGAAACTTTCAGATCTTGGAGTAACATTAGCCCCTTCTATTATAGTGTTCTTACTGATGTTTCTGAAGTTTAACGGGTTATCAAACAATATTCAGATTATTTATGACTCATGGAAGCCTTACAGTCCTTATCTGCAAAATGTAAAATTTAACACAGGATTATTTGACGGGCGGCCAAGATTGATTTCAGATATAGTAAAAGAGCCTTATAATATGATTGGTTTAGGTTTACTTATTGGGATCAACTTTTTATTTACGACAGCAGGAGCATATATATATTATAAAAAGAATTTTCCGGTATTGTTGGCAATATCGCTATTGCAGATTATTCCCATCGTACTTCTTTGTGCGGTAGCTTCAGATTTTGGAAGATGGTTCTTTTTGGCCAATACCATTCTGTTGTTTACGATGTTTTTACTTAGGCATAAGGCCTCAACTGCAGCCTTGAGTCTGAAGATTGAAAATTGGATTTTTAAAATATATAATGCCACTTCATTGCCGGTTGTTTTTGGCCTGTATGCATTAGGAGGCATGCCTTATTTAGGCTTTAATATTTACAGATATTTCTACTCAAACCCATTTAAAATAATTCTTGATTGGCTTTAATAGCATAGCAAAACATAGGAATTTAAAATATAAAATTTAATAAATGAAAATAACTGATCATATAAAAAACGCAAATGGAAAAACTTTGTTCTCCTTAGAAGTTGTTCCACCCCAAAAAGGAATTGGTATTGAAGACCTGTATACGAACATTGATCCGTTAATGGAGTTCAGGCCACCATTCATTGATGTGACCACTTCAAGGGAAGAATACATCTATTTAGATAAAGGAAATGGTCTTATGGAGCGCCGCATCACAAGAATGCGCCCCGGAACACTGGGAATATGTGCGGCCATTCAGCATAAATATAATGTAGATACCGTTCCCCACTTATTGTGCGGAGGTTTTACCAAAGAAGAAACCGAATACCTTCTTGTAGACTGTATGTACCTCGGAATTGACAATGTAATGGCCTTAAGAGGTGATGCCATGAAAGGACATCAGTATTTTGAGCCTACTCAGGGGGGACATGCCAGTGCCATGGATCTTGTGAATCAGATCAACAATCTGGGAAGAGGAAAATATCTTCATAATGAGGAACAGGTTTGTGATGAACATAATAAATTCTGTATCGGGGTAGCAGGTTATCCTGAAAAGCATATGGAAGCCCCTTCCATGAATTACGATCTGAAATGGCTGAAACAAAAAGTGGATGCCGGAGCAGATTATATCGTAACTCAAATGTTCTTTGACAATAAAAAGTACATTGAATTCGTTCAGAAAGCAAGAGAAATGGGAATTACCGTTCCTATTATCCCCGGAATAAAGCCGATTGCCACTAAAAAGCACTTGAAAATTCTGCCACAGGTATTCAAAATAGACCTTCCGGAAGAGCTGATCAGTGAAGTGGAAAATGCAAAAAATAACGAAGCCGTAAAGCAGATCGGGATAGAGTGGGCGATTGCCCAATGCAAGGAGCTTTTAGATTTCGGAGTTCCTGTATTGCATTTCTATTCAATGGGGAAAAGCGATAACATAAAAAAAGTAGCCGGTGAGCTATTCTAATAAAAGTACCAAAAATGAAGGAACCCCTGTGAATAGTCACAGGGGTTTATTTTTATCCGTTCATGAAGCTTACCAGTTTGATGAGGTCTTCTTCTTTATTGAATTTAATATTATTCGATTTTACAAAAGTTTCCAGAGATTCTTTTTTCGCAGGGAATAATTCCAGGATATCTTTTAATTTTTTAGGTTTCTTGATAAAGCCTTTCTCAGTTTTGATATAATAAACAGGATCTAACGTTTTAAAGAAAGCAGCTTTATCTGAGGCATAAGAGTTGGACGCCGGTACAGCATCATTAAATTTGGTCTTTACCTTTTTATAAAGTTTATTCTGTCCATTGGCAATTTCAAAAAAATAACCGTCCAGGTCATCATTAGTCTGAAGCAATACAATCGTATTTTTAGGAGAAGCCACTTCAATTCTGGAGTATTGTTCTTCTTTTGGTAAAACCCATGGCTTTCCATCCTTCTGGAACTCTATTTCATCCTTGTAACTGTTGTATCTTACGGGAATCTTATCAAAGTTTTCCGCTACTTTAGCAGAACGGAATTCAGTACTGTAATAAGGTGATCCAATGATTTCATCATATTTTAAAGCCCTTCCTGAGTTTTCAGATTTTACTCCGAATACCGCGTGATCTCCTCCAAG
This portion of the Chryseobacterium arthrosphaerae genome encodes:
- the metF gene encoding methylenetetrahydrofolate reductase [NAD(P)H], which produces MKITDHIKNANGKTLFSLEVVPPQKGIGIEDLYTNIDPLMEFRPPFIDVTTSREEYIYLDKGNGLMERRITRMRPGTLGICAAIQHKYNVDTVPHLLCGGFTKEETEYLLVDCMYLGIDNVMALRGDAMKGHQYFEPTQGGHASAMDLVNQINNLGRGKYLHNEEQVCDEHNKFCIGVAGYPEKHMEAPSMNYDLKWLKQKVDAGADYIVTQMFFDNKKYIEFVQKAREMGITVPIIPGIKPIATKKHLKILPQVFKIDLPEELISEVENAKNNEAVKQIGIEWAIAQCKELLDFGVPVLHFYSMGKSDNIKKVAGELF